A region from the Panthera uncia isolate 11264 chromosome D3 unlocalized genomic scaffold, Puncia_PCG_1.0 HiC_scaffold_8, whole genome shotgun sequence genome encodes:
- the LOC125914762 gene encoding transmembrane protein 126A-like gives MKNHEPDNTVKEDLIFNIITRKINHLPEAERNLFEHGSVYIGLNAALCGLIANSLSRCILNVTQARIAAGLPMAVIPFLTAHASYKGFVNLLLNTGDLNCENCTITRGGLVDLVFGGLYPVFLAIPVNGGLAARYESALLPEKGNILTYWTRISKPIFRKMLFPILLQTMFAAYLGSRQYKLVIKALQLPEPGLEIQ, from the coding sequence ATGAAAAATCATGAACCAGATAATACTGTCAAGGAAGACTTAATTTTCAATATCATAACCAGAAAAATTAACCACCTCCCAGAagcagaaaggaatttatttgaaCATGGATCAGTTTATATTGGACTTAATGCTGCTCTCTGTGGTCTAATAGCAAATAGTCTTTCTCGATGCATCTTAAATGTGACACAGGCTCGTATAGCTGCTGGCTTACCAATGGCAGTGATCCCATTTTTGACTGCACATGCATCTTACAAAGGTTTTGTAAATCTACTTTTGAATACAGGTGATTTGAATTGTGAAAACTGTACCATAACACGGGGTGGACTGGTTGATCTTGTTTTTGGTGGTCTGTACCCTGTTTTCTTGGCTATACCTGTGAATGGTGGCCTAGCAGCCAGGTATGAGTCAGCCTTGCTACCAGAAAAAGGAAACATCTTAACTTACTGGACTAGAATTTCTAAGCCTATCTTTAGAAAGATGTTATTTCCCATTTTGCTCCAGACCATGTTTGCCGCATACCTTGGATCTAGACAATATAAATTAGTTATAAAGGCTCTTCAGTTACCTGAACCTGGCCTAGAAATTCAGTGA